The following are encoded together in the Mycolicibacterium arabiense genome:
- a CDS encoding S15 peptidase family protein, with amino-acid sequence MAETLHVGRVGSLAAALGIGAAILYGGCGIAAADPAESSGAESSSSAPASGTSAPGASASGATGADSSPSADDPGVSADTPSSTADSPGPAATTSSSTHVTAPGTAVGTGGAHTGSYSTSTKDRSSTRTESDDSTTDVEDSVVQQDSISSEDPATEPAPGDGPTAPTESLAALSVASTARKETTTTESPAVVAASASTTATGPAAAPAAPAIQGPPVVVMQTAPLEWLQHVPVVGPVFVTPVVAAIHQIPIIGDVIHPFIGYPVRPGTPGAPASRDVLLTSFDGTQIYVHFMPAKGLRAGQRATTILQGPGLGMPGATNLDGTILDGILTDNLGAVGVGVLRAAGYNVVTWDPRGEYRSGGTLELDSPDFEARDTSAIISWVATLPEVQLDATGDPRMGMVGASYGGGIQFVTAATDHRVDAIVPTIAWNSLNSSLYKSRAFKSGWGTLLTAALLLTNARPNPAIYPASIYGNLTGTLTQEQQDLLSERGPGALLGSITAPTLLIQGTVDTLFSLQEAQANAMALMANGVPTKVLWFCGGHGLCTNNLFDPTDGQVITTQTLAWLAHYVKGQQNVSTGPQFEWVDQRGQFFSSTTYPAAPAASIVASSSGAGALPLIPLIGGSGPLLFVLPIGGTRAINAFNLTTPAASQTTYVVGAPQLTLTYSGTGTSRHVFAQLVDDATGAVLGNQVTPIPVTLDGQSHTVTIPLEQVAHTLSAGQTLTLQVVASTANYENFGSFGVLNVANLGVSLPTITDAVARNAAPATLSA; translated from the coding sequence GTGGCTGAGACGTTGCACGTGGGACGAGTCGGGAGTTTGGCGGCCGCGCTCGGCATTGGAGCCGCAATCCTGTACGGCGGCTGTGGAATCGCTGCGGCCGACCCCGCGGAATCCTCCGGCGCCGAGTCGTCGTCGAGCGCGCCTGCATCCGGTACGTCGGCGCCCGGGGCGTCGGCGTCCGGGGCGACGGGCGCGGACTCGTCGCCATCGGCGGACGACCCCGGGGTGAGTGCGGACACACCGTCGTCGACCGCCGACTCCCCTGGCCCGGCAGCCACCACGTCGTCCTCGACGCACGTCACGGCTCCTGGCACCGCGGTCGGCACCGGTGGTGCCCACACCGGCTCGTACTCGACGTCGACGAAGGACCGCTCCTCGACCCGCACCGAGTCCGACGACAGTACGACGGACGTCGAAGACAGTGTCGTGCAGCAGGACTCGATCTCGAGTGAGGACCCGGCCACGGAACCCGCCCCGGGCGACGGCCCGACCGCGCCGACGGAGTCCCTGGCCGCGCTGAGTGTGGCCTCGACCGCGCGCAAGGAGACGACGACCACCGAGTCGCCTGCCGTGGTCGCCGCCTCGGCGAGCACGACCGCCACCGGTCCGGCCGCCGCCCCCGCCGCGCCGGCCATTCAGGGCCCGCCGGTCGTCGTGATGCAGACTGCTCCGCTCGAATGGCTGCAGCACGTCCCGGTCGTCGGGCCCGTGTTCGTGACGCCTGTCGTCGCCGCCATCCACCAGATCCCGATCATCGGCGACGTCATCCACCCGTTCATCGGGTACCCGGTGCGACCGGGGACGCCCGGCGCCCCAGCGTCGCGCGACGTGCTGTTGACGTCGTTCGACGGAACCCAGATCTACGTCCACTTCATGCCGGCCAAGGGACTTCGGGCGGGGCAGCGCGCGACGACGATCCTGCAGGGGCCGGGCCTCGGAATGCCAGGTGCGACGAACCTCGACGGCACGATCCTCGACGGCATCCTCACCGACAACCTCGGTGCCGTCGGGGTGGGCGTACTGCGCGCCGCCGGCTACAACGTGGTGACGTGGGACCCGCGGGGTGAATACCGTTCGGGTGGAACGCTGGAACTCGACTCGCCGGACTTCGAGGCCCGCGACACCTCGGCCATCATCAGCTGGGTGGCGACCCTGCCCGAGGTTCAGCTCGACGCCACCGGTGATCCGCGGATGGGGATGGTCGGCGCGTCCTACGGCGGCGGCATCCAATTCGTCACCGCGGCTACCGACCACCGTGTCGACGCGATCGTGCCGACGATCGCGTGGAACAGCCTCAACAGCTCGCTCTACAAGAGTCGGGCGTTCAAGAGCGGATGGGGCACCCTGCTCACCGCGGCGTTGTTGCTCACCAACGCCCGTCCCAACCCCGCCATCTATCCGGCGTCGATCTACGGCAACCTGACCGGGACGCTGACCCAGGAGCAGCAGGATCTGCTGTCGGAGCGCGGACCCGGTGCGCTGCTGGGCAGCATCACGGCACCGACGCTGCTCATCCAGGGCACGGTCGACACGCTGTTCTCCCTGCAGGAAGCGCAGGCGAACGCCATGGCACTCATGGCCAACGGCGTTCCCACCAAGGTGCTCTGGTTCTGCGGTGGCCACGGACTGTGCACCAACAACCTGTTCGATCCCACCGACGGCCAGGTGATCACCACGCAGACGCTGGCGTGGCTGGCTCACTACGTCAAGGGGCAGCAGAACGTGTCGACCGGTCCGCAATTCGAGTGGGTCGATCAGCGGGGACAGTTCTTCTCGTCGACCACCTACCCGGCCGCGCCCGCCGCGTCGATCGTCGCGTCCAGCAGCGGAGCGGGCGCACTGCCGCTGATTCCGCTCATCGGCGGCTCGGGACCCCTGCTGTTCGTCCTTCCCATCGGAGGAACCAGGGCGATCAACGCCTTCAACCTCACCACCCCGGCGGCGTCTCAGACCACGTACGTGGTGGGCGCGCCGCAGCTGACCCTGACGTACTCGGGGACCGGAACCAGCCGGCACGTCTTCGCCCAGCTCGTCGACGACGCAACAGGAGCGGTGCTCGGCAACCAGGTGACGCCCATTCCAGTGACCCTCGACGGGCAGAGCCACACCGTCACGATCCCGCTCGAGCAGGTGGCGCACACGTTGAGCGCCGGCCAGACACTGACGCTTCAGGTGGTCGCGTCGACCGCCAACTACGAGAACTTCGGCTCGTTCGGCGTCCTCAACGTGGCCAACCTCGGCGTGTCCCTACCGACCATCACCGACGCCGTGGCCAGGAACGCCGCCCCGGCGACACTGTCGGCGTAG
- a CDS encoding DUF2855 family protein: MTTAPEPDTLVLEVDRTTPLDGLELVRERPPPRRPGLVTLTVERFSVAANNLGYVLVNDVLKTLDAFPSPSLDRARIPVWGIAEVVAADPTVVAVGTRVAGFLPMATRVAVRVENTDIGLLSVDESRVGMLPIYRRLVPLPDEFDSASEDVETVLLPVHPFAALLAADVLASGVRRVVVSSASSRSASALSRLLGAAGVSVVGLTSATHRAAAETFGVYDRVLGYDEVDRLAPSDGTTYVDVAGSSDVTSAVHDRLLRHLVTSIGVGGTHARSTPSGSGPPLTMFNTGDREVELTRERGWPAVQSLYDAARSELVPWASDWLRVQTVTGLSSTEPVWRDIVAGRSDPLSAVVIRP; encoded by the coding sequence ATGACCACCGCCCCCGAACCGGACACCCTCGTCCTGGAAGTCGATCGGACCACACCGCTCGACGGACTCGAACTGGTTCGCGAACGGCCGCCACCTCGTCGACCGGGTCTCGTGACCCTGACCGTCGAGCGGTTCAGCGTGGCCGCCAACAATCTTGGCTACGTCCTCGTCAACGACGTCCTCAAGACCTTGGACGCATTCCCCTCGCCGTCTCTCGATCGCGCCCGGATACCGGTGTGGGGAATCGCGGAGGTGGTCGCCGCGGACCCGACGGTGGTCGCCGTCGGCACGCGGGTCGCCGGGTTCCTGCCCATGGCGACCCGCGTGGCAGTGCGCGTGGAGAACACCGACATCGGTCTGCTGTCCGTCGACGAAAGCCGCGTCGGCATGTTGCCGATCTACCGTCGGCTCGTGCCGCTGCCCGACGAATTCGATTCGGCGAGTGAAGACGTGGAGACCGTTCTGCTGCCGGTCCATCCGTTCGCTGCGCTGCTCGCCGCCGACGTGCTCGCCTCGGGGGTGCGCAGGGTCGTGGTGTCGAGCGCGTCGAGTCGCAGCGCGTCGGCGCTCAGTCGGCTCCTGGGCGCCGCCGGCGTCAGCGTCGTCGGACTCACCAGCGCGACGCACCGCGCCGCGGCGGAGACGTTCGGGGTCTACGACCGTGTGCTCGGCTACGACGAGGTAGACCGGTTGGCCCCCTCCGACGGCACCACCTACGTGGACGTCGCAGGATCCTCCGACGTCACCAGTGCGGTGCACGACCGGCTCTTGCGGCATCTCGTCACCAGCATCGGCGTGGGCGGTACCCATGCGCGCTCCACGCCGTCGGGGTCCGGCCCGCCGCTGACGATGTTCAACACCGGTGATCGCGAGGTGGAACTCACCCGTGAACGCGGTTGGCCGGCAGTGCAATCGCTCTACGACGCCGCACGCTCTGAACTCGTGCCGTGGGCCTCGGATTGGCTCCGGGTACAGACGGTCACCGGTCTCAGCAGCACCGAGCCGGTGTGGCGCGACATCGTGGCCGGACGGTCCGATCCCCTGTCGGCGGTGGTGATACGACCGTAG
- a CDS encoding DUF1330 domain-containing protein translates to MTLLNAADLERFVADDPSGPVIMLNLIRFTPGGEAKYREYMEKFSSTGVNERYGVTIVYGGIGHTSLVPDEGGDWDLVALVSYPSRQNFVDMVNDPDYQAFEHLRAEAAATAVLQPTTPAF, encoded by the coding sequence ATGACCCTCTTGAATGCAGCCGACCTCGAACGCTTCGTCGCCGACGATCCCAGTGGGCCGGTGATCATGCTGAACCTGATCAGGTTCACGCCGGGTGGCGAGGCCAAGTACCGGGAGTACATGGAGAAGTTCAGCAGCACGGGCGTGAACGAACGGTACGGCGTGACGATCGTCTACGGCGGCATCGGCCACACGTCGCTGGTCCCGGACGAGGGTGGCGATTGGGACCTGGTGGCCCTGGTCAGCTACCCCAGCCGACAGAACTTCGTCGACATGGTCAATGACCCGGACTACCAGGCGTTCGAGCACCTGCGCGCCGAGGCGGCGGCGACCGCCGTCCTGCAACCCACCACCCCGGCGTTCTGA
- a CDS encoding TetR/AcrR family transcriptional regulator has product MDDTPLTRRTQAERRAETRRRVLDAATSLVAQHGSSAVSLAAVGEAAGYSRGIVNHHFGSKARLLEELIRHTQQFDVPADSATGLGCLTQFVAAYLGGMHDRSPRSEAFLKMWTESANLEPSLASLFAERDAAFRDYLAQQIRAGVGDGSIDPDVEPDLAALAIIGLLRGTAMMAFSTARDVSATDLSAEVARRVERSLAARQGEQVIPRKK; this is encoded by the coding sequence ATGGACGACACGCCGCTGACCCGGCGCACTCAGGCGGAACGCCGCGCCGAGACGCGTCGCCGCGTGCTCGACGCCGCGACGTCCCTGGTCGCCCAACATGGATCGAGCGCGGTCTCGCTTGCCGCCGTCGGGGAGGCCGCCGGATACAGCCGCGGCATCGTCAACCACCACTTCGGCAGCAAGGCGCGACTGCTCGAAGAACTCATCAGGCACACCCAGCAATTCGACGTGCCGGCCGACTCCGCGACGGGCCTGGGGTGTCTGACTCAGTTCGTCGCGGCGTACCTCGGCGGGATGCACGACAGGTCACCACGCTCGGAGGCGTTCCTCAAGATGTGGACCGAGTCGGCGAACCTCGAGCCGTCGCTCGCGTCGTTGTTCGCCGAACGCGACGCCGCGTTTCGTGACTACCTCGCCCAACAGATCCGGGCGGGAGTCGGCGACGGGTCCATCGATCCCGACGTCGAACCCGATCTCGCCGCTCTCGCGATCATCGGACTCCTGCGAGGCACGGCGATGATGGCGTTCTCCACGGCTCGAGACGTCTCCGCCACCGACCTCTCGGCTGAGGTGGCCCGACGGGTCGAGCGGAGTCTCGCCGCGCGCCAAGGGGAGCAGGTCATTCCTAGGAAGAAGTAG
- a CDS encoding nuclear transport factor 2 family protein yields the protein MRSFTRSSRRVITIASAALAAIMLIGCSAPADTGDAACSGQQERNAQVVRDAFARGVGGEESFFSILAEDVQWTVAQAVEPTTYTSRSEFLRDGAGPIQSRLSGPIQANVRQLIAEGDDVVAIWDGTATARDGSPYVNTYAWVMTMRDERVVKGTAFLDLVALGDFLRRVPPA from the coding sequence ATGAGGTCCTTCACACGCTCGTCCCGTCGGGTCATCACCATTGCGAGCGCTGCGCTGGCAGCGATCATGCTGATCGGGTGCAGCGCTCCCGCCGATACCGGGGACGCGGCTTGCTCCGGGCAGCAGGAACGCAACGCCCAGGTCGTCCGCGACGCCTTCGCTCGCGGAGTCGGTGGCGAGGAGAGCTTCTTCTCGATCCTGGCCGAGGACGTGCAGTGGACCGTGGCGCAGGCGGTCGAGCCGACGACGTACACGAGCCGCTCGGAGTTCTTGCGCGACGGCGCCGGGCCCATCCAGTCGCGGCTGAGCGGACCAATCCAGGCGAATGTGCGCCAGCTCATCGCGGAAGGCGATGACGTCGTTGCGATTTGGGACGGAACGGCGACCGCCCGCGACGGGAGCCCCTACGTCAACACCTACGCGTGGGTGATGACGATGCGTGATGAGCGGGTGGTGAAGGGGACCGCGTTCCTCGACCTCGTTGCGCTCGGCGACTTCTTGAGGAGGGTGCCGCCCGCCTGA
- a CDS encoding NADP-dependent oxidoreductase, whose amino-acid sequence MKALYYRQYGSSDVLEYAEAPQPVPGPGQVLVQVAATSFNPVDAGIRGGYLAGVYSIAFPHVPGVDVAGTIADLGADVQGWHVGDAVVAMLPLDADGAAAEYALAPAESLAKAPQSVPLTDAAALPTVGLTAWQSLFEVAELTAGQRILVNGASGAVGGYAVQLAKEAGAIVTATATSRDADRLYQYGADRVVDYVDYAQSPIEVDGAPFDVVLNLVSTTPEQTEALISVVADGGFHVGTMASGPENPGRQVRTQRMFVRSDAAQLAELVSRVDTGRLRIDVADRRPLAEAADVHDASDGGRLHGKTILVPA is encoded by the coding sequence ATGAAGGCTCTCTACTACCGTCAATACGGCAGCAGCGATGTTCTGGAGTACGCCGAGGCCCCGCAGCCGGTACCGGGCCCGGGGCAGGTGCTCGTGCAGGTCGCCGCCACCTCGTTCAACCCGGTCGACGCGGGCATCCGCGGGGGTTACCTGGCCGGCGTGTACTCGATCGCCTTCCCGCACGTTCCGGGCGTCGACGTCGCCGGCACCATCGCCGACCTCGGCGCGGACGTGCAGGGTTGGCACGTCGGCGACGCGGTGGTGGCGATGCTGCCGCTCGATGCCGACGGTGCGGCCGCCGAGTACGCGCTGGCACCGGCGGAATCACTTGCCAAGGCTCCACAGTCGGTGCCTCTGACCGACGCGGCTGCCCTTCCGACGGTTGGACTGACCGCATGGCAGTCGCTGTTCGAGGTCGCCGAGTTGACCGCCGGGCAGCGCATCCTCGTCAACGGCGCCTCGGGCGCCGTCGGCGGCTACGCGGTCCAACTGGCCAAGGAGGCCGGAGCGATCGTGACCGCGACCGCCACGTCGCGCGACGCCGACCGCCTGTACCAGTACGGCGCAGACCGGGTGGTCGACTACGTCGACTACGCGCAGTCGCCGATCGAGGTCGATGGCGCGCCGTTCGACGTGGTCCTGAACCTGGTCAGTACGACACCGGAGCAGACCGAGGCCCTGATCAGCGTGGTGGCCGACGGTGGCTTTCACGTCGGCACGATGGCCTCGGGGCCCGAGAACCCGGGTCGCCAAGTGCGCACGCAGCGGATGTTCGTTCGCAGCGACGCCGCACAGCTCGCCGAACTCGTGAGTCGCGTCGACACCGGACGACTGCGCATCGACGTCGCCGATCGCCGCCCACTCGCAGAGGCCGCCGACGTACACGACGCATCCGATGGCGGGCGGCTCCACGGAAAGACCATCCTCGTGCCGGCCTAA
- a CDS encoding MarR family winged helix-turn-helix transcriptional regulator produces MADALDPAQMRTYFALTEAVSLLQYEVRQQLQSEGGLSYVQFEILAKLSEAGERQLTMTDLADGVVYSRSGLTHQAGLLEREGLIVRHVSPDDQRATVVAITKAGRARVAKVLPGHVRVVRELLFESLSARDVRTLGDMMSRARDHMRARPPRSAAPRKRSAGSAD; encoded by the coding sequence ATGGCCGACGCGCTCGATCCCGCTCAGATGCGGACCTACTTCGCCCTGACGGAGGCGGTCAGCCTGCTGCAGTACGAGGTGCGGCAGCAGCTGCAATCCGAGGGCGGCCTGAGCTACGTGCAGTTCGAGATCCTGGCCAAGCTGTCCGAGGCCGGCGAGCGGCAGCTCACGATGACCGATCTAGCCGACGGTGTGGTCTACAGCCGCTCCGGTCTCACTCATCAAGCCGGGCTGCTGGAGCGCGAAGGCCTCATCGTCCGCCATGTCAGCCCAGACGACCAACGCGCCACGGTCGTCGCCATCACCAAGGCGGGTCGTGCCCGCGTCGCCAAGGTGCTCCCCGGCCACGTCCGGGTGGTACGCGAACTGCTCTTCGAATCGCTCTCGGCGCGGGACGTCCGCACCCTCGGCGACATGATGAGTCGCGCCCGCGACCACATGCGCGCCCGCCCGCCCCGCTCCGCTGCGCCGCGCAAACGCAGTGCCGGGTCTGCCGACTAG
- a CDS encoding TetR/AcrR family transcriptional regulator — translation MSRAESAAATRRALLGEAAELLDGGGPDAVTLREVGARAGVSRGAPYRHFADKASLLTAVAAGGWERLGDHMHAVRTESGSPATDKLRAALLGVIAVSRQQPHLYQLMFATPTGDPAAVVMAAKRMCDEFLAIVADVVGDTNAERCAAILLTGVHGAAGLEKSGLLSTDNWHTTAEDLTDALVTLIETSGRRQ, via the coding sequence GTGAGTCGCGCCGAATCAGCCGCAGCCACTCGCCGCGCCCTGCTCGGCGAAGCCGCCGAACTGCTCGACGGCGGCGGACCAGACGCAGTCACGCTGCGCGAGGTCGGCGCCCGCGCAGGAGTCAGCCGCGGCGCGCCCTATCGCCACTTCGCCGACAAGGCGAGCCTGTTGACGGCAGTTGCCGCCGGAGGCTGGGAACGTCTCGGCGATCACATGCACGCAGTCCGAACGGAATCCGGTTCACCAGCCACCGACAAACTACGGGCGGCACTTCTGGGCGTCATCGCCGTCAGCCGGCAACAGCCGCATCTGTACCAGTTGATGTTCGCCACCCCCACGGGAGATCCGGCGGCGGTCGTCATGGCCGCGAAGCGCATGTGCGACGAATTCCTCGCCATCGTCGCCGACGTCGTCGGCGACACGAACGCCGAGCGCTGCGCGGCCATCCTCCTGACTGGCGTACATGGTGCCGCCGGCCTCGAGAAGAGCGGCCTTCTCAGCACCGACAACTGGCACACCACCGCAGAAGATCTCACCGACGCCCTGGTCACCCTGATCGAAACGTCCGGTCGCCGACAGTAG
- a CDS encoding SDR family NAD(P)-dependent oxidoreductase, which yields MVIVTGASSGIGAAAARELARRGFHVLAGVRRDRDADAIRGPGIEPVLVDITNAEHVRTLAARVDEDPQGRRLRAVVNNAGMGVNVPVETFPMDAWRNLFEVNLFGHVRVTQAVLPALIRSKGRVVNISSVGGKVAMATYGPYAATKFALEAVSDALRRELAATGVQVVVVEPGAVSTEMPSRAISAANDLAAAMTPEQQLRYGGLIRAVNAQTVSHTTSCLPADAAAMVIATAVTTRRPRTRYTVGREAALIRFTRFMPDRALDRALAAALRPHYRAGDGSLLDIASTSS from the coding sequence ATGGTCATCGTAACCGGGGCGTCCAGCGGCATCGGCGCAGCCGCGGCGCGCGAACTGGCTCGCCGAGGGTTCCACGTCCTCGCGGGTGTGCGACGCGACCGGGATGCCGACGCGATCCGCGGGCCTGGAATCGAGCCGGTGCTCGTCGACATCACCAATGCCGAGCACGTCCGCACGCTTGCGGCCCGGGTCGACGAGGATCCGCAGGGTCGACGACTGCGCGCCGTCGTGAACAACGCCGGCATGGGGGTGAACGTGCCGGTCGAAACCTTCCCCATGGATGCGTGGCGAAACCTGTTTGAAGTCAACCTGTTCGGTCATGTCAGGGTGACTCAGGCCGTGCTTCCGGCCCTGATTCGCAGCAAGGGTCGCGTGGTCAACATCAGCTCCGTGGGCGGCAAGGTGGCGATGGCGACCTACGGTCCCTATGCCGCCACCAAGTTCGCCCTCGAGGCGGTCAGCGATGCGCTGCGGCGGGAACTCGCTGCGACCGGTGTCCAGGTCGTCGTCGTAGAGCCCGGCGCAGTGAGTACCGAGATGCCGAGTCGAGCGATTTCGGCCGCGAACGACCTTGCCGCGGCCATGACGCCGGAGCAGCAACTGCGCTACGGCGGGCTGATACGAGCAGTGAATGCGCAGACCGTTTCCCACACCACGTCGTGCCTACCGGCCGACGCCGCCGCCATGGTGATCGCCACGGCGGTGACGACCCGTCGGCCACGGACCCGCTACACCGTGGGCCGTGAAGCCGCGCTGATCCGCTTCACGCGGTTCATGCCCGACCGGGCGCTCGATCGTGCCCTCGCTGCGGCGCTGCGTCCTCATTACCGAGCAGGTGATGGATCTCTACTTGACATTGCGTCGACTTCAAGCTGA
- a CDS encoding oxidoreductase has product MKTFFITGVSSGLGRAFAAGALDAGHRVVGTVRKVEDAEPFEALSPARAHARLLDVTDDAAVARTVADVESTVGAIDVVIANAGYGVEGTFEETPLSELRAQFATNVFGVAATLQAALPYMRRRRAGHLMAVTSMGGLMAVPCMSAYCASKFAVEGLLESLRKEVAAFGIHVTAIEPGSFRTDWAGRSMTRAERTIGDYDELFEPIRAARLKASGNQLGDPAKASDAILAVLDDAEPPGHLVLGSDALKLIGAARASVDEDIRRWESVSHSTDFDDGAQLSVV; this is encoded by the coding sequence GTGAAGACGTTCTTCATCACTGGGGTCAGCAGCGGTTTGGGGCGCGCGTTCGCGGCAGGGGCATTGGACGCCGGCCATCGAGTGGTCGGCACCGTCCGCAAGGTCGAGGACGCCGAACCGTTCGAAGCCCTGTCACCGGCTCGGGCACATGCCCGCCTGCTCGACGTGACCGATGATGCCGCGGTCGCACGTACGGTGGCCGACGTCGAGTCGACTGTTGGTGCCATCGACGTCGTGATCGCCAACGCCGGTTACGGCGTCGAGGGCACCTTCGAGGAGACGCCGTTGTCGGAATTGCGAGCGCAGTTCGCCACCAACGTGTTCGGTGTTGCCGCAACCCTGCAGGCCGCGCTGCCGTACATGCGGCGCCGGCGTGCCGGCCACTTGATGGCGGTGACGTCGATGGGCGGCCTCATGGCAGTTCCCTGTATGTCCGCCTACTGTGCGAGCAAGTTCGCGGTCGAGGGTCTACTGGAGAGCTTGCGCAAGGAAGTCGCCGCATTCGGCATTCACGTCACGGCGATCGAGCCTGGTTCGTTCCGCACCGACTGGGCGGGCCGATCGATGACGCGTGCCGAGCGCACCATCGGGGACTACGACGAGTTGTTCGAGCCCATTCGTGCTGCACGGCTCAAGGCCAGCGGCAACCAGCTCGGAGACCCGGCGAAGGCATCGGACGCGATTCTGGCAGTCCTGGACGACGCCGAACCGCCAGGGCACCTGGTGCTGGGCTCAGATGCCCTGAAGTTGATCGGAGCCGCACGGGCTTCAGTCGACGAGGACATTCGTCGGTGGGAAAGCGTCTCGCACAGCACGGATTTCGATGACGGCGCGCAACTGTCCGTCGTGTGA
- a CDS encoding TetR/AcrR family transcriptional regulator, with amino-acid sequence MTKSWPSRRTAPAVRKGDLRERQILDAAEALLETRGYAEMTVGEIAEAAGMTRGALYFYFASKQDVLIALVARTVQALQEKSGAALTATGPVDDVIATALERTARLWREHGLVMRAAVDLSSTVPEIDQLWTGTADVFADAIAAVLHRAGVPTGSGPGDAAALGHALCWMIERTFYQASRNSIDDLDDAKETCRAVWLRMAEQR; translated from the coding sequence GTGACCAAGTCCTGGCCCTCTCGCCGAACTGCGCCGGCCGTACGCAAGGGCGACCTTCGCGAGCGGCAGATACTCGACGCCGCCGAGGCGCTGCTCGAGACGCGCGGCTACGCGGAGATGACGGTGGGCGAGATCGCCGAGGCGGCGGGAATGACCCGCGGCGCCCTGTACTTCTACTTCGCTTCCAAGCAGGACGTTCTCATCGCGTTGGTGGCGCGGACCGTGCAGGCTCTGCAAGAGAAGTCGGGTGCTGCGTTGACTGCGACCGGACCGGTGGACGACGTCATCGCTACCGCGTTGGAGCGCACTGCACGGCTGTGGCGGGAGCACGGTCTGGTCATGCGCGCCGCGGTCGACCTCAGTTCCACCGTGCCCGAGATCGATCAGTTGTGGACGGGCACAGCCGATGTCTTCGCCGACGCCATAGCAGCGGTGCTGCACCGTGCCGGGGTGCCGACTGGGAGCGGACCGGGAGACGCCGCGGCGCTCGGTCACGCCCTGTGCTGGATGATCGAACGCACCTTCTACCAGGCGTCCAGGAATTCGATCGACGACCTGGACGACGCGAAGGAGACTTGCCGGGCAGTGTGGTTGCGCATGGCCGAACAGCGCTGA
- a CDS encoding SDR family oxidoreductase has translation MIDDAVGLLGRTAVRTLRGIPVVGRLLGAAPSFDVEGRVLFITGAARGLGAEIARQAHARGAHVALVGRRMAPLQELADDLGERAAAFEADVTDSDKLQDAADAVVARFGGIDVVIANAGIAPPSDTIATIDPAAFERTVEVDLLGQWRTVRAALPAVIERQGHVVMVGSVYAFFNGVLAASYAVSKAGVEQLARTLRVELAQHGVSVGYAYLGFIDTDLATEVFADDHVGAVRQAIPGFLTRPMTVQAAAAAVLSGVDRRAARISAPGWVAPMLATRSLTTAVMDDVLMHNSGVTGAIRTAEALRAKEVVERAGVTDR, from the coding sequence ATGATCGACGACGCCGTCGGATTGTTGGGCCGCACTGCCGTCCGGACCCTCCGCGGTATCCCGGTCGTGGGTCGGCTGCTGGGTGCTGCGCCCAGTTTCGATGTCGAGGGGCGGGTGCTGTTCATCACCGGCGCGGCCCGTGGCCTCGGTGCCGAGATCGCCCGACAGGCACATGCGCGCGGCGCCCATGTGGCCCTCGTGGGGCGCCGCATGGCGCCCTTGCAGGAACTCGCCGACGACCTCGGCGAGCGTGCCGCCGCCTTCGAGGCCGACGTCACCGATTCCGACAAGCTTCAGGATGCGGCCGACGCGGTAGTGGCACGGTTCGGCGGCATCGACGTGGTGATCGCGAACGCGGGTATCGCCCCGCCATCGGACACCATCGCCACGATTGACCCGGCCGCGTTCGAGCGCACCGTCGAGGTCGACCTGCTCGGCCAGTGGCGCACGGTGCGGGCAGCGCTGCCGGCGGTCATCGAGCGGCAGGGACACGTCGTAATGGTCGGGTCCGTCTACGCCTTCTTCAACGGCGTACTGGCCGCGTCCTACGCGGTGAGCAAGGCAGGCGTCGAGCAGCTCGCCAGGACGCTGCGGGTCGAACTCGCGCAGCACGGGGTGAGCGTCGGTTACGCCTACCTCGGGTTCATCGACACGGACCTGGCCACCGAGGTGTTCGCCGACGATCACGTCGGAGCGGTACGCCAGGCGATCCCCGGATTCCTCACCCGGCCCATGACGGTTCAAGCAGCGGCCGCTGCCGTGCTCTCGGGTGTCGACCGGCGCGCGGCACGGATCAGCGCACCGGGCTGGGTCGCCCCGATGCTGGCGACCCGCAGCCTGACCACGGCGGTGATGGACGACGTGCTGATGCACAACTCGGGCGTCACGGGGGCGATCCGGACGGCTGAGGCATTGCGCGCAAAAGAGGTCGTCGAGCGCGCGGGGGTTACTGACCGATGA